TATTGTTACTTCCAATGCGAAAACCCCTACGGTCACCCTTCAGATCAAAGGGCAGGTAAAGGCTCCTCCTCAGCAAACGATGCCTGAAAAGAACGTAGATCAGGGGTCCACACCGTCGTCCAGGTAAATCACGATCCCATAAACCATTGAAGCCTGGCAGATCATACCTGCCGGGCTTTTTATTTTCTTTCTAAATAACTGACGGCATTATTTGCTGTGCAGGGATATTGTTAATTTTGCAAGACAAACCTTTAATTTTTTCGTCATGCCATTGATTTCCCAGAAAGGGCGGAGCATGCCGGCTTCTCCCATCCGAAAACTGGTTCCATTTTCTGATCAGGCAAAAAAAAGAGGGATCCGTGTTTATCATTTGAACATTGGCCAGCCGGACATTGAAACGCCAGCCCTCGCCTTGGATGCAGTGAAAAATTTTAAGCCTAAAGTCGTTGAATACAGTCACTCGGCGGGCATCCTGTCGTACAGGGAAAAGCTGACCGGATACTACCGGAAATACGACATACACATAACGCCCGATGAAATTCTGACCTGCACAGGGGGTTCTGAAGCCATCCTGTTTGCCATGGGTTCCTGCATGGATGTGGGCGACGAGGTCGTCATCCCCGAACCTTTCTACGCCAATTATAACGGATTTGCGATCAACGCGGGTGTTGTGGTCAAACCAATTCCGTCGACGATCGACACAGGGTTTGCCTTGCCGCCGATTGCCGAGTTTGAAAAGGCGATCACTTCCCGGACAAAAGCCATTTTGATCTGCAATCCAAACAATCCGACCGGATATCTCTATTCAAAGGAAGAGCTTGAGGTCCTTCGGGAGATCGTGCTTAAGCATGATCTGTTCCTTTTTTCCGATGAAGTTTACCGGGAGTTCTGCTATGATGGCGCTGTGCATGCTTCTGTGATGCACCTGAAGGGCCTGGAACAGAATATCGTACTGCTGGATTCGGTATCAAAGCGTTACAGTGCCTGTGGAATCCGGATAGGTGCCCTGATCTCGAAAAACAGGGAAGTGATGCAGACTGCCCTGAAATTTGCCCAGGCCCGGTTGAGTCCTCCAACATTGGGTCAGGTGGCAGCCGAGGCAGCCATCGATGTTCCGGAATCCTACTTTAAAGAGGTTCTGAAAGAATATACCGCCAGAAGGGATGTTGTGGTCGAAGCGATCAACCGTATGGAGGGAGCCTTTTGTCCGGTACCAAAAGGGGCTTTTTACGCGGTCGCAAAACTGCCCATTGATGATTCGGATAAATTTTGCCAGTGGTTGCTGGAGGAGTTCAATTTTGAGGGAAAGACCGTGATGCTTGCTCCGGCGACGGGCTTTTATGCCACAAAAGGACGGGGGCTCAATGAGGTCAGGATCAGTTACGTGCTGAAGACCGAAGATCTCCGGATGGCGATGCGTTGTCTGCAGGAGGCATTGAAGGTTTATCCGGGACGGCGTTAGAACAAAGAAGCAACCGTCGATCCTTTACCTGGTTGTGGTCATCGGAAAGATGATCCAATTTAAATAGTTGATGATTTTTGTCGGAGGGATGCTTATTTAAGTTATCTTTGCACCCGGTTTGAGATTTCAGTTATCCGCTAAAGTAATTTCCCAGTTCGGTTTTGTCTTATCACAATCATTTCACTGAGTATTTCTTTTCGATCTTACATCTCAAGCGGTTATTAATTATTTAATTTTTTTATCATGAAGAATTTATTTGTGTCAAATCTTGGCTTTAAAATTACAAGCGAGGATTTAAAATCTGTTTTCGAAGAACAGGGCGAGGTGATTTCAGCCAAGGTAATCACAGACAACATGACCGGAAGATCCCGTGGATTTGGTTTCGTTGAAATGCAGAATGACGAGGAAGCTGACAAAGCGATCCGGGAACTGCACGACGCGGAATTGGACGGCAGGGTGATCAGTGTTTCTGTTGCCAGACCCAGAGGTGAACGTGATTCATCATCGGGCCAGCGTTCAGGCGGTTACGATCGTCAGCGCAACAACAGGTACTAAAACCTTGTAACGTTTTAACGTTAAGAGGGTGTCCCAGGTGTGGGGCACCCTCTTTTTATTTTCAGAGCATTGAAAATAATTGACTAAAATTATAAGGAACCAGCCAGATGTACCATCTCTTTTCCGATATTTGACAGTCAAACGGGGTACATCTGGTTTAAATCCATCACCATTCCTCCGATGCTTCTCAACGAATCACCGACGATCACCCGGCAGCATTACAGGATCCTTCTGATGAGCTGGGCAGGGTGGGTCTTTGATTTTTACGACCTGATCCTTTTCACCTTCCTTTTGATCCCCATTTCGCGGGAATATGGCTTCACCGATCTCCAGATGTCGTACATCCTGGGATCCACACTGGCTGCCACGGCCATCGGGGGGGTGATCTTCGGAATACTTTCCGACCGTTTTGGAAGAAAAGCGGTTTTGCAGTGGACGATCCTGACCTACAGCCTTGGCACTTTCTTTTCCGGTTTGGCAGGCAGCTTCTGGTTTTTGATGATCTTCCGGGTGGTTACCGGTCTGGGTGTCGGCGGGGAATGGGCCACCGGGCAGACGTTCGTCGGGGAAACTTTTCCGGCAAAGGTGCGCGGGCGGTACTGCGCCTATATGCAGACAGGGGCACCCCTGGGCATCGCCCTTGCCTCCATTGTTGGCGGGTTTATCTCTCCAATCATTGGGTGGAGAGCCTGCTTTTTTATATCCATTCTCCCGGCCCTCATGGTGGTCTACATCCGCCGCAGCCTTCCGGAATCCGATCTCTGGATGCAAAAGAAAAGGATACAGAAACAGCTGAGTGAAACGAGCAAAGCGATCACACCGGCATTTCAGAACAAGTTCTTTACCCTGTTTACCAGACCGTACAGGAAATATTTTCTTCAGGCCCTCGTGCTGG
The DNA window shown above is from Bacteroidales bacterium and carries:
- a CDS encoding RNA-binding protein, with protein sequence MKNLFVSNLGFKITSEDLKSVFEEQGEVISAKVITDNMTGRSRGFGFVEMQNDEEADKAIRELHDAELDGRVISVSVARPRGERDSSSGQRSGGYDRQRNNRY
- a CDS encoding pyridoxal phosphate-dependent aminotransferase, encoding MPLISQKGRSMPASPIRKLVPFSDQAKKRGIRVYHLNIGQPDIETPALALDAVKNFKPKVVEYSHSAGILSYREKLTGYYRKYDIHITPDEILTCTGGSEAILFAMGSCMDVGDEVVIPEPFYANYNGFAINAGVVVKPIPSTIDTGFALPPIAEFEKAITSRTKAILICNPNNPTGYLYSKEELEVLREIVLKHDLFLFSDEVYREFCYDGAVHASVMHLKGLEQNIVLLDSVSKRYSACGIRIGALISKNREVMQTALKFAQARLSPPTLGQVAAEAAIDVPESYFKEVLKEYTARRDVVVEAINRMEGAFCPVPKGAFYAVAKLPIDDSDKFCQWLLEEFNFEGKTVMLAPATGFYATKGRGLNEVRISYVLKTEDLRMAMRCLQEALKVYPGRR
- a CDS encoding MFS transporter codes for the protein MLLNESPTITRQHYRILLMSWAGWVFDFYDLILFTFLLIPISREYGFTDLQMSYILGSTLAATAIGGVIFGILSDRFGRKAVLQWTILTYSLGTFFSGLAGSFWFLMIFRVVTGLGVGGEWATGQTFVGETFPAKVRGRYCAYMQTGAPLGIALASIVGGFISPIIGWRACFFISILPALMVVYIRRSLPESDLWMQKKRIQKQLSETSKAITPAFQNKFFTLFTRPYRKYFLQALVLAIFDMSAYWLTYSWMPGYLHNQRNFTMTKSALWILVTQTGGFLGYFFFGYIADKLGRRPAYSIYSFIMAVGLLMITVFWDRVVIYPPIILSFMFLVGFGTGMFGGYGSLFSELFPTSIRSTAMGSAFNLARGIQFFTPVAISLIATRYGLGGGISLAVLFALLTGAWIWTFPETKGRKLYADGFG